CCGTTCAAAGCTCTGTTCAGCCCCGAGCCGCGGTACAGCCACGTGAAGTGGTCACCCGCCTCTCGACATCGGGTGGCAAACACTGGGGTATCAACGTGGGCCGCTTCAACTCACGCTATCAAGCCGAGCGCGCCCTGCTCAAGACGGCCCTCAACGAGATGGAAACCCTCGATGGCTCTCTGCGCAGTGTTGTGAAACGTCCCAAAGGCTTTGAAGCAAACTTCAACGGCCTGACGCGCGAAAGGGCAGAAACTGCCTGCCGCCGGCTTCAGGCGCGCAATGTCACGTGCTTCATGATGGGTCCAGGCTAAGCCTGCCGAAGGCGCAGAACCGACACACAAACTTAAGCTCAGTCCGTCCGGCCTAGTCTTGCTTGGGCTTGTTGTCGTACTCGTCTGACAAGATGCGGCGCGCATCCCCCTCTGGGTCGTCATACTGGTCGGTCTTGAGCGTAAAGATAAAGAAGCCGAGCCCGACAGCACCCAAGATCAAAGAGATCGGGATCAGATAACTCAGAATATTCAAATCCTATCCTCTCAGACGCAAAGCATTGAGCGAAACTGTGATCGAGGAGGTCGACATCGCCAAAGCCGCGATGAGCGGCGTCGCCATCCCCGCTACAGCCAGCGGTACCGCGATAATATTGTAAATCGTCGCGATCTGGAAGTTCTCTTTGATACGGCGCACAGCAGAGCGCGCTGTTTCTGTCGCTTCGGCGATGGGTGCAAGATTTCCGCCCAACAGTACAATATCGCTGGCCACACGGGCCGCATCCAAGGCACTCGCAGGCGAGATCGAGACATGCGCCGCCGTAAGTGCCGCCGTATCGTTCAGCCCGTCCCCGACCATCAGGACATGGTGGCCCTCTGCCGCGAGCGCCGCGATACGCTCAGCTTTGTCACGCGGCAGTGCTTCGGCAATCCATGTTTCAATACCGAGCCGCGCTGCCATCGCCTCAACGGCAAGGCGCGTATCCCCTGACATCAAGATCACGTTTTTCCCCGAAGCCTTAAGCGCGCTCACAGCCTCTTCTGCGCCTGCGCGCAAACTGTCGGCAAATTCAAAAGCCACCGCTGGGCCTTCGCCACGTTGCAGCCAGCTGCTGGTCTGCTCACCCGCGTCTGCGCCAACCCACGCGGCACGCCCAAGACGGACGCGCTGCCCATCAAGCAAACCCTCCGCCCCATAACCGGGAACCTCGCTCTGCGCAGTCAGCACCACAGGCGTTACACCCGTCGCTTTGCCCGCCGCCCAGATCGCGCGCGAAAGCGGATGTGAAGACCCTTCCGCAAGCGCCATAGCAAGCGCCATATCTTGCCGCGAGATCGTCGCTCCATTGGTCAGCTCAGGTGTGCCCTCAGTCAGCGTACCTGTCTTGTCAAAAACAACAGTATCAACCTGCGCCAAACGCTCCATCGCAGTCTCATGCTTGATCAGCATCCCCTTGCGAAACAGCTTGCCGCTCGCCGCCGTGGTCACTGCAGGCACAGCAAGCCCAAGCGCACAGGGACAGGTGATGATAAGAACAGCCGCAGCGATATTGAGCGCAACGCGCATGTCACCAGAGTAAAGCAACCAGCCCAGAAAAGCCAAAGCAGACAGGATATGAACCCCGGGTGCATAGAGCTTGGCCGCCGCATCCGCCAGCGAGGTGTATTTTGAGCGGCCAGACTCAGCGATCGCCACCAAGTCCGCCATACGGTGCAAGGATGTCTCCTCGCCCACCGCGGTGGCGCGCACTTTCAATGGCCCTGTCAGGTTCGCTTCACCCGCCGAAACAGCTTGGCCCACACCCGCAAACACAGGTACGCTCTCCCCCGTCAGCAGCGAGCGGTCGAGCTCACTCTGCCCCTCGACGATTTCGCCGTCCACAGGCATCCGTCCACCAGGGCGCACCAGAATAACGTCACCAAGGCGTAGCTCAGCCGTCGGCAGCTCGCGTTCTTCCCCGTCGATCAAGAGAGTCACGCGCGGCACTTCAAGCGCGGCAAGCTCCTCCGCCGCCGAACGTGCAATCGCCCGTGTGCGGTGATCAAGATACCGCCCAGCAAGCAGGAAAAACGTCAGCGCCAAGGCCGCGTCGAAATAAGCATGCGCCCCCGAAAGCGTTGTCTCCCAAAGGGAGGTCACAACCGCCAGCACAATCGCCAGCGTGATCGGCACATCCATGTTGAGGTGGCCATGCTTGAGGACACTCCAAGCGCTGCGATAAAACGGCTGCCCCGAAAACAACACCGTCGGAAGCGTAATCGCCGCCGATATCCAGTGGAACATATCCCGCGTGGCATCCGCTGCCCCCGACCAGACCGAAACACTCAAAAGCATGACATTCATAGCTGCAAAACCCGCCACAGCCAGCCGCATCAAAAGCTCGCGGCCTGCCTTGTCGGTTTCCGTCGCACTCAGCGTCCCTGCGTCAAGCTCATGCGCCTCGTAGCCTATCTCGCCAAGCACCTCGACGAGCTGTCGCGCGCTCACGTCTTTCTCAGCTTCAATCGTTGCCCGCTTCAACGTTAGGTTTACGCGGGCACTCT
This genomic window from Lentibacter algarum contains:
- the ccoS gene encoding cbb3-type cytochrome oxidase assembly protein CcoS; its protein translation is MNILSYLIPISLILGAVGLGFFIFTLKTDQYDDPEGDARRILSDEYDNKPKQD
- a CDS encoding heavy metal translocating P-type ATPase; the protein is MSTGISACPACSAAPAAEDLAERAAQKDARLALSLPTIHCAACISAVERRLAAEPGVKSARVNLTLKRATIEAEKDVSARQLVEVLGEIGYEAHELDAGTLSATETDKAGRELLMRLAVAGFAAMNVMLLSVSVWSGAADATRDMFHWISAAITLPTVLFSGQPFYRSAWSVLKHGHLNMDVPITLAIVLAVVTSLWETTLSGAHAYFDAALALTFFLLAGRYLDHRTRAIARSAAEELAALEVPRVTLLIDGEERELPTAELRLGDVILVRPGGRMPVDGEIVEGQSELDRSLLTGESVPVFAGVGQAVSAGEANLTGPLKVRATAVGEETSLHRMADLVAIAESGRSKYTSLADAAAKLYAPGVHILSALAFLGWLLYSGDMRVALNIAAAVLIITCPCALGLAVPAVTTAASGKLFRKGMLIKHETAMERLAQVDTVVFDKTGTLTEGTPELTNGATISRQDMALAMALAEGSSHPLSRAIWAAGKATGVTPVVLTAQSEVPGYGAEGLLDGQRVRLGRAAWVGADAGEQTSSWLQRGEGPAVAFEFADSLRAGAEEAVSALKASGKNVILMSGDTRLAVEAMAARLGIETWIAEALPRDKAERIAALAAEGHHVLMVGDGLNDTAALTAAHVSISPASALDAARVASDIVLLGGNLAPIAEATETARSAVRRIKENFQIATIYNIIAVPLAVAGMATPLIAALAMSTSSITVSLNALRLRG